From Atribacterota bacterium, a single genomic window includes:
- a CDS encoding Sir2 family NAD-dependent protein deacetylase has protein sequence MDECTVRDAARFFREHIPWLVLTGAGISTESGIPDFRTPSSGLWA, from the coding sequence ATGGATGAGTGTACCGTTCGTGATGCGGCGCGATTTTTCCGGGAACATATTCCCTGGCTGGTTCTGACCGGGGCAGGGATTTCCACGGAAAGCGGTATTCCCGATTTTCGGACACCTTCTTCAGGTCTTTGGGCG